In the genome of Streptomyces sp. NBC_00237, one region contains:
- a CDS encoding sugar ABC transporter substrate-binding protein, which yields MLPPAVASLLVASVALTGCAQQRDDGVFTVLNSSTDASYHGWDAAALARCGKQLGLTIEQRSVPAAHVMTKSLRMASSKSLPDVIQFDASEMPTFAGAGGLVDLRTLGLSTEDVPGGIVDFGSYRGTYYGAARTVNTLALFYNEDLLDQAGLRVPTTWAEMRQTAKQLTRGKRYGIALSAGGAEDGVFQFTPFMWSNGGDERDLATRNVAGALDHWKGLIADGSLSRSTVNWTQADVNDQFMAGNAAMMINGPWQVDTLNTKKDLHWKIARIPVPKAGDTSVGPLGGTVLTVPRTGEATRERTAAKIVRCMSSEQEQITYARNSRTVPANEKAAEAWRREVPELAALADQVATARSRTTKVGARWPSVSLALQSAFQSALTGQSSEAVLKKAQLRATGGGRGE from the coding sequence GTGCTCCCGCCCGCCGTCGCCTCCTTGCTCGTCGCGTCCGTCGCCCTCACGGGCTGCGCCCAGCAGCGCGACGACGGCGTCTTCACCGTCCTCAACTCCTCGACCGACGCCTCGTACCACGGCTGGGACGCCGCCGCGCTCGCGCGCTGCGGCAAGCAGCTCGGTCTCACCATCGAGCAGCGGAGCGTCCCCGCCGCGCACGTGATGACGAAGTCCCTGCGCATGGCGTCCTCGAAGTCCCTGCCGGACGTCATCCAGTTCGACGCCTCCGAGATGCCGACGTTCGCCGGGGCGGGCGGGCTCGTCGACCTGCGCACCCTCGGTCTGTCCACCGAGGACGTCCCTGGGGGCATCGTCGACTTCGGCTCGTACCGGGGCACCTACTACGGCGCCGCGCGGACGGTGAACACTCTCGCCCTCTTCTACAACGAGGACCTCCTCGACCAGGCCGGTCTGCGCGTGCCCACCACGTGGGCCGAGATGAGGCAGACCGCCAAGCAGCTCACCCGGGGCAAGCGGTACGGCATCGCCCTGAGCGCGGGCGGCGCCGAGGACGGCGTCTTCCAGTTCACCCCGTTCATGTGGTCCAACGGCGGTGACGAGCGCGACCTCGCCACCAGGAACGTCGCCGGGGCGCTCGACCACTGGAAGGGCCTCATCGCGGACGGATCGCTGTCCAGGTCGACCGTCAACTGGACGCAGGCCGACGTCAACGACCAGTTCATGGCGGGCAACGCCGCGATGATGATCAACGGTCCGTGGCAGGTGGACACCCTCAACACCAAGAAGGACCTGCACTGGAAGATCGCCCGGATACCCGTGCCGAAGGCGGGCGACACGTCCGTCGGCCCCCTCGGCGGCACCGTGCTCACCGTCCCCAGGACCGGTGAGGCGACCCGCGAGAGGACGGCCGCGAAGATCGTCCGCTGCATGTCGTCCGAGCAGGAACAGATCACCTACGCACGCAACAGCCGGACGGTACCGGCGAACGAGAAGGCCGCCGAGGCATGGCGCAGGGAAGTGCCCGAACTGGCCGCGCTGGCCGACCAAGTGGCCACCGCCCGCTCGCGCACCACGAAGGTCGGCGCCCGCTGGCCGTCCGTGTCACTGGCACTCCAGAGCGCCTTCCAGTCCGCGCTCACCGGACAGAGCAGCGAGGCCGTGCTGAAGAAGGCGCAACTGCGCGCGACGGGCGGGGGGCGAGGCGAATGA
- the yicI gene encoding alpha-xylosidase, translating into MKFTDGFWLMRDGVRASYATEVKDLHVRTDRFTAYAAAQRVERRGDTLNSPLLTTDCFSPAEGVIGVRITHHAGKRHPGPDFALPGAHTAAGKVHGEGSVVELTSGALSVRLDTAAPWTLSFRDAHGREVTQAGRKGTAFFTTADGTHHMAAQLALGIGEQVYGLGERFTPFVKNGQSVDMWQADGGTSSEQSYKNVPFSLHLSPTGAYGVFVDHPGRVGYEIGSESVGQMQFSVEDQTLTYYVVAGPAPKDVLRRYTALTGRPALPPAWSFGLWLTTSFTTQYDEETVTSFVDGMAERDIPLSVFHFDCFWMREYQWSDFAWDPHVFPDPDGMLARLKERGLRISVWINPYIAQKSALFEEAARYGYLVKRPNGDVWQWDLWQAGMGLVDFTNQAACAWFQGKLKVLLDQGVDCFKTDFGERIPTDVRWHDGSDPERMHNYYTHLYNQVVFELLQKERGTGEAVLFARSATAGGQQFPVHWGGDCWASFGAMAESLRGGLSLSLSGFGFWSHDIGGFEGTPDAAVFKRWLAFGLLSSHSRLHGSSSYRVPWEFGDEAVDVAGKFTRLKHRLMPYLYGAAAEAQRDGVPLMRPMLLEFPDDPSSRTLDRQYMLGPDLLVAPVFTEDGDVEFYLPEGIWTHLLTGERVVGPGWRREKHGFDSLPLYVRPGAVLPLGADEQRPDGDWADGLTLLVTPGAYDVSVGLPDREGRTVATYRVSRDAVGGAVTVTASDGGAVPRVEQW; encoded by the coding sequence ATGAAGTTCACCGACGGCTTCTGGCTGATGCGCGACGGGGTCCGGGCCTCGTACGCCACCGAGGTCAAAGACCTCCACGTACGCACCGACCGCTTCACCGCGTACGCCGCCGCCCAGCGCGTCGAGCGCCGCGGCGACACCCTCAACTCACCTCTGCTGACCACCGATTGCTTCTCCCCCGCCGAGGGCGTCATCGGCGTGCGCATCACGCACCACGCGGGCAAACGGCACCCCGGCCCGGACTTCGCCCTGCCCGGTGCACACACCGCCGCCGGAAAGGTGCACGGGGAGGGCAGCGTTGTCGAACTGACCAGCGGCGCCCTGTCCGTCCGTCTGGACACCGCCGCCCCCTGGACGCTCTCCTTCCGCGACGCGCACGGACGCGAGGTGACGCAGGCGGGCCGCAAGGGCACTGCCTTCTTCACCACCGCCGACGGCACCCACCACATGGCCGCCCAGCTCGCCCTCGGCATCGGCGAGCAGGTCTACGGCCTCGGCGAACGCTTCACCCCGTTCGTCAAGAACGGTCAGAGCGTCGACATGTGGCAGGCCGACGGCGGCACCAGCAGTGAACAGTCGTACAAGAACGTCCCGTTCAGCCTCCACCTCTCGCCCACCGGCGCGTACGGGGTGTTCGTCGACCACCCCGGCCGGGTCGGCTACGAGATCGGCTCCGAGTCGGTCGGCCAGATGCAGTTCAGCGTCGAGGACCAGACCCTCACGTACTACGTCGTCGCGGGTCCCGCCCCCAAGGACGTACTGCGCCGCTACACCGCGCTCACCGGCCGCCCGGCGCTGCCACCGGCCTGGTCCTTCGGCCTCTGGCTGACGACGTCGTTCACCACGCAGTACGACGAGGAGACCGTCACGTCCTTCGTCGACGGCATGGCCGAGCGCGACATCCCCCTCTCCGTCTTCCACTTCGACTGCTTCTGGATGCGCGAGTACCAGTGGTCGGACTTCGCCTGGGACCCGCACGTCTTCCCGGATCCGGACGGCATGCTGGCCCGCCTCAAGGAGCGGGGCCTGCGGATCTCCGTCTGGATCAATCCGTACATCGCCCAGAAGTCAGCCCTGTTCGAGGAGGCCGCGCGGTACGGGTATCTGGTGAAGCGGCCGAACGGCGACGTCTGGCAGTGGGACCTGTGGCAGGCCGGCATGGGCCTGGTCGACTTCACGAACCAGGCGGCCTGCGCCTGGTTCCAGGGGAAGCTGAAGGTCCTCCTGGACCAGGGCGTCGACTGTTTCAAGACGGACTTCGGCGAGCGCATCCCCACCGATGTCCGCTGGCACGACGGCTCCGACCCCGAGCGCATGCACAACTACTACACGCACCTGTACAACCAGGTCGTCTTCGAGCTGCTGCAGAAGGAGCGCGGCACCGGCGAGGCGGTGCTGTTCGCGCGCTCGGCCACGGCGGGCGGCCAGCAGTTCCCGGTGCACTGGGGCGGCGACTGCTGGGCGTCGTTCGGCGCGATGGCGGAGTCGCTGCGCGGCGGGCTCTCCCTGTCGCTGTCCGGCTTCGGCTTCTGGTCGCACGACATCGGCGGCTTCGAGGGCACGCCCGACGCGGCCGTCTTCAAGCGGTGGCTGGCGTTCGGCCTGCTGTCCTCGCACAGCCGCCTGCACGGTTCCAGTTCGTACCGGGTGCCGTGGGAGTTCGGTGACGAAGCGGTCGACGTGGCCGGTAAGTTCACCCGGCTCAAGCACCGCCTGATGCCGTACCTGTACGGTGCGGCGGCCGAGGCACAGCGCGACGGCGTGCCGCTCATGCGGCCCATGCTCCTGGAGTTCCCCGACGACCCGTCCTCCCGCACGCTCGACCGGCAGTACATGCTCGGCCCTGACCTGCTGGTGGCCCCTGTGTTCACCGAGGACGGCGACGTCGAGTTCTACCTCCCCGAGGGAATCTGGACGCACCTACTGACCGGTGAGCGGGTGGTGGGTCCGGGCTGGCGGCGGGAGAAGCACGGCTTCGACAGCCTCCCGCTGTACGTCCGGCCGGGCGCGGTGCTGCCGCTCGGCGCCGACGAGCAGCGCCCCGACGGCGACTGGGCCGACGGCCTCACCCTGCTGGTGACACCCGGCGCGTACGACGTGAGTGTCGGGCTGCCCGACCGCGAGGGCCGTACGGTCGCGACGTACCGGGTGAGCCGGGACGCGGTGGGCGGGGCCGTGACGGTCACGGCGTCTGACGGGGGCGCGGTGCCGAGGGTCGAGCAGTGGTGA
- a CDS encoding GH1 family beta-glucosidase, whose product MPPFPSFPAGFVFGAATASYQIEGATHEDGRGPSIWDTYSHTPGRIDGGDTGDVACDHYHRYPQDVALLRDLGVGSYRFSIAWPRIQPTGQGPANLQGLDFYSRLVDELLAAGIEPAATLYHWDLPQALEDRGGWRVRETAERFAAYTAVVADHLADRVPRWITLNEPWCSAFLGYSVGRHAPGAQEGTGALAAAHHLLVGHGLAMRALRAAGVREAGITLNLDRNLPATDSAADRAAVVRADTQHNLVWTEPLLAGRYPDTETETWGELITRQDFRYDGDLELIAQPMDFLGVNYYRPTVVADAPHRESDPALRVATDNRFTERPYPDVRHTAMGWPVAPETFTDLLTSLKETYGDALPPVHITENGSAEPDEVTADGTVHDTDRVTYLRDHLTALRTAMDAGVDVRGYYVWSLLDNFEWALGYAKRFGIVHVDYATQRRTPKDSYHWYGKLIASHQG is encoded by the coding sequence GTGCCCCCCTTCCCCTCGTTCCCCGCAGGCTTCGTGTTCGGCGCGGCCACCGCTTCGTACCAGATCGAGGGCGCCACCCACGAGGACGGCCGTGGCCCCTCCATCTGGGACACCTACAGCCACACCCCTGGCCGGATCGACGGCGGCGACACCGGCGACGTGGCCTGCGACCACTACCACCGCTATCCCCAGGACGTGGCGCTCCTGCGCGACCTCGGCGTCGGCTCGTACCGCTTCTCGATCGCCTGGCCCCGCATCCAGCCGACCGGGCAGGGGCCCGCGAACCTCCAGGGCCTCGACTTCTACTCCCGGCTGGTGGACGAACTCCTCGCGGCGGGCATCGAACCGGCCGCCACCCTCTACCACTGGGACCTGCCGCAGGCCCTGGAAGACCGGGGCGGCTGGCGGGTACGGGAGACCGCCGAGCGGTTCGCCGCGTACACGGCGGTCGTCGCCGACCACCTCGCCGACCGCGTCCCGCGCTGGATCACCCTCAACGAGCCCTGGTGCAGCGCCTTCCTCGGCTACTCGGTGGGCCGCCACGCACCCGGCGCGCAGGAGGGCACCGGCGCGCTCGCCGCAGCGCACCACCTGCTCGTCGGCCACGGCCTGGCCATGCGGGCGCTGCGGGCGGCCGGTGTCCGCGAGGCGGGCATCACCCTCAACCTCGACCGGAACCTTCCCGCCACGGACTCGGCCGCCGACCGCGCCGCCGTCGTCCGCGCCGACACCCAGCACAACCTCGTGTGGACGGAGCCGCTCCTCGCGGGCCGCTACCCGGACACGGAGACCGAGACCTGGGGCGAACTGATCACCCGGCAGGACTTCCGGTACGACGGCGACCTCGAACTGATCGCCCAGCCGATGGACTTCCTCGGCGTCAACTACTACCGGCCGACCGTCGTCGCCGACGCCCCGCACCGCGAGAGCGATCCCGCGCTGCGCGTCGCCACCGACAACCGGTTCACGGAGCGGCCGTACCCGGACGTGCGCCACACCGCGATGGGCTGGCCGGTCGCCCCCGAGACCTTCACGGACCTGCTGACCTCGCTCAAGGAGACCTACGGCGACGCGCTGCCGCCGGTCCACATCACGGAGAACGGCTCGGCGGAACCCGACGAGGTCACCGCGGACGGCACCGTGCACGACACCGACCGCGTCACCTACCTGCGTGACCACCTCACGGCACTGCGCACCGCCATGGACGCGGGCGTCGACGTGCGCGGCTACTACGTCTGGTCGCTCCTGGACAACTTCGAATGGGCCCTCGGCTACGCGAAGCGATTCGGCATCGTCCACGTCGACTACGCCACACAGCGGCGCACCCCGAAGGACAGCTACCACTGGTACGGAAAGCTGATCGCTTCCCACCAGGGGTGA
- a CDS encoding carbohydrate ABC transporter permease, with protein sequence MTTVSTTVPAAHRTTAGGRPPSRPARRRRLSQWGFIAPAVVFMLLFFGYPLVRNVVMSFQDFSPSTFFDGRSPFNGTDNWSKVFHDDLFGKALWHTVVFTVGSLVGQFGIGLALAVFFTKRFPLNGFLRSLILLPWLVPMVVSGVVWRRILDQDTGVLNSFADTLGLGGNTPWLTSPGTALFSVILVNVWIGIPFNMVILYGGLQEVPRELYEAAALDGASAWRTFRSVTLPLLRPVITVVLVLGFMSTVKILDLILALTDGGPADSTQTLGTLTYQNSFVQLDFGAGAVVGNVLILISAVFAVLYLRANRSEGK encoded by the coding sequence ATGACCACCGTGTCGACCACCGTCCCCGCCGCCCACCGGACCACGGCGGGCGGCAGGCCCCCCTCGCGGCCCGCCCGTCGGCGCAGGCTCTCGCAGTGGGGGTTCATCGCCCCCGCCGTCGTGTTCATGCTGCTGTTCTTCGGCTACCCGCTCGTCCGCAACGTCGTGATGAGCTTCCAGGACTTCTCACCGTCCACGTTCTTCGACGGCAGGTCCCCCTTCAACGGCACCGACAACTGGAGCAAGGTCTTCCACGACGACCTCTTCGGCAAAGCGCTGTGGCACACCGTCGTCTTCACGGTCGGCTCCCTGGTGGGCCAGTTCGGCATCGGCCTCGCGCTCGCCGTCTTCTTCACCAAGAGGTTCCCGCTCAACGGTTTCCTGCGCTCGCTGATCCTGCTGCCCTGGCTCGTCCCGATGGTCGTCTCCGGCGTCGTGTGGCGCCGCATCCTCGACCAGGACACCGGCGTCCTGAACTCCTTCGCCGACACCCTCGGCCTCGGCGGGAACACCCCGTGGCTGACCAGCCCCGGCACGGCCCTGTTCTCCGTGATCCTGGTGAACGTCTGGATCGGCATCCCGTTCAACATGGTGATCCTCTACGGCGGACTCCAGGAGGTCCCCAGAGAGCTGTACGAGGCCGCGGCCCTGGACGGCGCGTCCGCCTGGCGCACCTTCCGCTCCGTCACGCTGCCGCTGCTCAGACCGGTCATCACCGTCGTCCTCGTGCTGGGCTTCATGTCGACGGTCAAGATCCTCGACCTGATCCTGGCGCTGACCGACGGCGGCCCGGCCGACTCCACCCAGACGCTCGGCACGCTCACGTACCAGAACTCCTTCGTCCAGCTGGACTTCGGTGCGGGAGCCGTCGTCGGCAACGTCCTGATCCTGATCTCCGCCGTCTTCGCGGTGCTCTACCTGCGGGCCAACCGCTCCGAGGGGAAGTGA
- a CDS encoding carbohydrate ABC transporter permease, translated as MLFPLYWMVNTALQPESGLLDVAPVPHAVDLSGFADALAEQGGHLLTSLAVALGAVVICLAVAAPAAYGLARFRLPGARSIVFATLITQMVPGIVIANALYSAYVELGLVNSYFGLMLADASLGIPFAIVLMRSFMLAVPQEVIEAAEVDGAGTVRTFVQVVLPMSRNSLITAGLFSFLYAWSDFMFALTLNTTDDVKPVTLGIYQYIGAHVGDWGSVMAAAVLSAVPAAVLLVLAQKYIAAGITGGSVK; from the coding sequence ATGCTGTTCCCGCTGTACTGGATGGTCAACACGGCGCTGCAACCCGAGTCCGGACTGCTCGACGTCGCGCCCGTACCGCACGCGGTGGACCTGTCCGGATTCGCCGACGCCCTCGCCGAACAGGGCGGCCATCTGCTGACCTCGCTCGCCGTCGCGCTCGGCGCCGTCGTCATCTGTCTGGCGGTCGCCGCGCCCGCCGCGTACGGGCTCGCCCGGTTCCGGCTGCCCGGCGCCAGGAGCATCGTCTTCGCCACCCTCATCACGCAGATGGTGCCGGGCATCGTCATCGCCAACGCCCTCTACAGCGCCTACGTCGAACTCGGCCTGGTCAACTCCTACTTCGGCCTGATGCTCGCCGACGCGTCGCTCGGCATCCCCTTCGCTATCGTCCTGATGCGCTCCTTCATGCTGGCCGTTCCCCAGGAGGTCATCGAGGCGGCCGAGGTCGACGGTGCGGGCACAGTGCGCACGTTCGTCCAGGTCGTGCTGCCGATGAGCCGCAACTCCCTCATCACCGCAGGGCTGTTCTCCTTCCTGTACGCGTGGAGCGACTTCATGTTCGCGCTCACCCTCAACACCACCGACGACGTCAAACCCGTGACGCTCGGCATCTACCAGTACATCGGCGCCCACGTCGGCGACTGGGGCTCGGTCATGGCCGCCGCCGTCCTGTCGGCGGTCCCGGCCGCCGTGCTGCTCGTCCTCGCCCAGAAGTACATCGCCGCCGGGATCACCGGCGGATCCGTCAAGTAA